The following proteins are encoded in a genomic region of Triticum dicoccoides isolate Atlit2015 ecotype Zavitan chromosome 1B, WEW_v2.0, whole genome shotgun sequence:
- the LOC119319105 gene encoding uncharacterized protein LOC119319105: MMRLPPTGCPECGREELSLKQSATSLNPGKYSVEWQGYEVECLRNGKDLKVKEWCFFMWLDKYLDMVEEIWMINVLIVGTAAAHRVSQGLKLMLQELKLMLFGLRLQHWIDVSRSWLPKMHSFRF; the protein is encoded by the exons ATGATGAGGCTCCCTCCGACTGGATGTCCAGAATGTGGACGAGAAGAATTGAGCCTGAAGCAGTCGGCTACATCTCTGAACCCGGGCAAATATTCAGTGGAATGGCAAGGATATGAAG TGGAATGCCTAAGGAATGGCAAGGATTTGAAG GTGAAAGAGTGGTGTTTCTTCATGTGGCTGGACAAGTACTTGGACATGGTCGAGGAAATTTGGATGATAAATGTGCTCATCGTGGGCACTGCGGCTGCTCACCGCGTGTCACAAGGGCTGAAATTGATGCTACAAGAGCTCAAATTGATGCTATTTGGGTTGAGACTACAGCACTGGATCGACGTATCGAGAAGTTGGCTGCCCAAAATGCACAGCTTCAGGTTTTAG